Below is a genomic region from Actinomadura sp. NAK00032.
GCAGGTCGATCTCGGGCGGGGACGGCCGGGACGAGCTGCGCCGCCCGATCCGGATCTCCCGCCCGGTCAGCGGGATCCACCGCTCCGGCGCGTACGGGGGGAACGACAGCGACGCCGAGTCGGGCCCCTCCTCGGCGATCACCGTGTTGAAGTACTCGCGGTCGGCCGTCACCACCGCCGTCCAGGCCGCTCCGGGCACGGGCGGCTGCGGGACGGGCGGCGCGGGCACGGGTGGTGCAGGTACCGGAGGCTGCGGGACGGGCGGCGCGGGCACCGGGGGTGCCGGGACCGGGGGCGCCGGCAGCGGCGGCGCGGGCGGCGGCTCGGACGGCCCGCGGTGCGGCGGCCCGGTCGGCGGAGTGAACGGCTGCGTCGGCGGCCCCGGCTGCGCGGGCTGGGCGGGCTGGGCGGGGGCCGTCCGCGGCGTGGGCAGGCCGCCGCCGGTCGCGAAGTCGTACCCGCACCGCTCGCAGAAGCGGTCGACGCTGGGCGTCCCGCAGTCCGGGCAGGGCGTGCCGCCGGCCGGCGGCGGCTGCGGCGCCGCGCCGCCCGCGGCCCCGCCCGCCGGGGCGGACGAGCCGCCGCCCATGTTCTCGCCGCAGACGTCGCAGTAGTCCGCCGACTGGGAGGAGTGTCCGCTGGGGCAGCTCGGCATGCTCAGCCCTCGCCCCGCCGGGTGGTCACGGTCTCGTCTTTGCGGGTCCGGACCGTCTTGGTGGAGCGGGTCTCGATCTCCATCTCGGCGACCTTGTCGATGTCGCGCTTCAGCCGGACGGTGCCGGTCGCCGGGTCGACCACGTCCACGACGCGGCGCAGCATGGAGGTGATCGCGTCGTTGCCCGCCTCGTCGGCCAGCACCACGGCGCGGCCGAGCCGCGCGGTCGCGGTGTCGAGGTCGCCCTCCCGGCGGGCCTGCAGCCCCTCCTGGATGGCGGCGGCCAGCTCGGCCTGCCCGGTGTAGTGCGCCACCCGCTCGTTGATCTTGGTGGACTGCGCCTCGTCGTCCGTCCACTGCGCGAGGACGTTCCCGGACGCCAGGACCTGCGCCTCCTCGCCGGGCCCGCCCGGCACGACG
It encodes:
- a CDS encoding FHA domain-containing protein yields the protein MPSCPSGHSSQSADYCDVCGENMGGGSSAPAGGAAGGAAPQPPPAGGTPCPDCGTPSVDRFCERCGYDFATGGGLPTPRTAPAQPAQPAQPGPPTQPFTPPTGPPHRGPSEPPPAPPLPAPPVPAPPVPAPPVPQPPVPAPPVPAPPVPQPPVPGAAWTAVVTADREYFNTVIAEEGPDSASLSFPPYAPERWIPLTGREIRIGRRSSSRPSPPEIDLREPPEDPGVSHVHAVLLAKPDGTWTLVDPGSTNRTCVNGSTDPIPYNVEVPVSDGDRIHVGAWTTITLIRGEAT